The following proteins come from a genomic window of Pyxidicoccus sp. MSG2:
- a CDS encoding DUF5953 family protein, whose amino-acid sequence MRLNPVKLDFIVPPLTPDDGRMSGVLRALEDFFPGTELSWRVEQTEEGGPAASRPAHDESRYRQVRISDRDAWVADCLRSGTLLQVFSGPGQYPVNVSTSPGLRSRTRDGAEQETVTVWLSRDEVLTDGRVGQLVARCGDTLRAWHLAFTPLAALGTLLPVLFSANVRLPASLDPRARLPALKALPRLGNRTELLPGPETPLQLGWLNYWSPETALRLGFPDASRDGEWLARSTRTDSGAWVVKLTDTPLELERPEHVEALVRAYARFDPVGARG is encoded by the coding sequence ATGCGCCTCAATCCCGTGAAGTTGGACTTCATCGTGCCGCCGCTGACCCCGGATGACGGACGCATGTCCGGGGTGCTGCGCGCGCTGGAGGACTTCTTCCCGGGCACGGAGCTGAGCTGGCGCGTCGAGCAGACGGAAGAAGGCGGGCCGGCGGCGTCCCGGCCCGCGCACGATGAGAGCCGGTACCGGCAGGTGCGAATCTCCGACCGCGACGCCTGGGTGGCGGACTGCCTCCGGAGCGGGACGCTGCTCCAGGTGTTCAGTGGGCCGGGGCAATACCCCGTCAATGTCTCCACGAGCCCCGGGCTGCGCTCGAGGACCCGAGACGGCGCGGAGCAGGAGACGGTGACGGTGTGGCTCTCCCGGGACGAGGTGCTCACCGACGGGCGCGTGGGGCAACTCGTGGCGCGGTGTGGAGACACGCTGCGAGCCTGGCACCTGGCCTTCACACCGCTGGCGGCCCTGGGCACGCTGCTGCCGGTGCTGTTCTCGGCGAACGTACGCCTGCCGGCCTCCCTGGACCCGAGGGCGCGGCTCCCGGCCCTGAAGGCGCTGCCCCGGCTGGGCAACCGCACCGAGCTGCTCCCGGGCCCGGAGACGCCGCTGCAGCTCGGGTGGCTGAACTACTGGTCCCCGGAGACGGCGCTGCGGCTCGGCTTTCCCGACGCCTCCCGGGACGGCGAGTGGCTGGCGCGGAGCACCCGTACGGACTCCGGCGCGTGGGTGGTGAAGCTCACCGACACGCCGCTGGAGCTGGAGCGGCCCGAGCACGTGGAGGCGCTGGTGCGGGCCTATGCCCGCTTCGACCCGGTGGGCGCGCGCGGCTGA
- a CDS encoding LysR substrate-binding domain-containing protein, translated as MSRPSLYALQGFVSAARHGNLSRAAKSLHLTVSALSHQIRGLEEQLDQRLFVRNARGVELTADGRRLFERVAEHLDAIEHAMRPYRARRDDVLTLTLLPSLATSWLVPRLPRFVALHPRLEINLQSSVEVVDFEKETDIDAGLRFGRGPWPGLRTVHLFDDWVTPSASPALIERLGRPTLRTLERFPLLGSAATWSPWFERFGGTSPRRFVANFDDTETLNRAAVEGLGIALGRLTLIRPLVKAGMLVPLFTECLKTDRAHHLVYPQRSDDHAGLAAFREWLLDEARSYSAQDAASPPPVEAPAPSGKPGTRRKRAHG; from the coding sequence ATGTCCCGCCCGTCCTTGTACGCCCTGCAGGGCTTCGTGAGTGCCGCCCGCCACGGCAACCTGTCGCGCGCGGCGAAGTCGCTGCACCTCACCGTCAGCGCGCTGAGCCACCAGATTCGCGGCCTGGAGGAGCAGCTCGACCAGCGCCTCTTCGTGCGCAACGCGCGCGGCGTCGAACTGACCGCCGACGGCCGGCGGCTCTTCGAGCGCGTCGCCGAGCACCTCGATGCGATTGAACACGCCATGCGGCCCTACCGCGCACGGCGCGATGACGTGCTGACGCTCACGCTGCTGCCCTCGCTCGCGACGAGCTGGCTCGTGCCGCGCCTGCCGCGCTTCGTCGCCCTCCATCCGCGGCTCGAAATCAACCTGCAGTCGAGCGTGGAGGTCGTGGACTTCGAGAAGGAGACGGACATCGACGCCGGACTGCGCTTCGGCCGTGGGCCCTGGCCGGGGCTGCGCACCGTGCACCTGTTCGACGACTGGGTCACCCCGTCGGCGAGCCCGGCACTCATCGAGCGGCTGGGACGCCCCACCCTGCGGACCCTGGAGCGCTTTCCGCTGCTGGGCTCCGCCGCCACCTGGAGCCCGTGGTTCGAGCGCTTCGGTGGCACCTCGCCCCGTCGCTTCGTCGCCAACTTCGACGACACGGAGACGCTCAACCGCGCCGCGGTGGAGGGGCTCGGCATCGCCCTGGGCCGGCTGACGCTGATTCGCCCGCTGGTGAAGGCGGGGATGCTCGTGCCGCTCTTCACCGAGTGCCTGAAGACAGACCGCGCGCACCACCTCGTGTATCCGCAGCGCTCGGACGACCACGCGGGGCTCGCCGCGTTCCGGGAGTGGCTGCTCGACGAGGCCCGCAGCTACTCCGCACAGGACGCTGCCTCCCCTCCGCCAGTGGAGGCCCCGGCTCCCTCGGGGAAGCCTGGAACCCGCCGGAAGCGGGCCCACGGGTAG
- a CDS encoding winged helix-turn-helix transcriptional regulator, giving the protein MVPPRVDYELTGLGREVLTPLDAMARWALSRREQVEAARKAYDKRTR; this is encoded by the coding sequence ATGGTTCCGCCCCGGGTCGACTACGAATTGACCGGGCTGGGGCGCGAGGTGCTGACGCCCCTCGACGCCATGGCGCGGTGGGCCCTGTCACGGCGCGAGCAGGTGGAGGCCGCGCGAAAGGCCTACGACAAGCGCACCCGCTGA
- a CDS encoding DUF6310 domain-containing protein produces MQVLSLLLTGAMVCLSLRPMAAAAETRALPMPASRPAPPRPLNSEEKLALTLAALEGTLADKAKSATQGAELAVLREKLGALDREATADFARVERNVRALGLGPEFLRRHQSAVTQYRSRMADLQARLDVVGRAGDEAKRGLANEEARKLLAKTRERPARIPLDPSRLPFRATDGRTREPLSSAKDLQARLFPKTKSSPDAAARSTGDASALAPPTPADLSATEDVQLTQPIRDLADSLGHHPVRIYNWVRNNIRFLPTHGSVQGSAMTLASRQGNAFDTASLLIALLRASDIPARYVYGTVRVPAAQAMNWVGGVSSPQAAQDLMGQGGIPNAALVQGNRITHLQVEHVWVEAYVDFEPSRGAIHKQGDTWVPLDASFKQHAVTAPMDLAHEVSIDYGQLTRGMAEAARTSPQGGVTGLYPGYVRKTLEDALAETQDKLGDRMAQLTPEDVLGSVKVVADESTLLAGSLPYQLIARGASPSALPPGLRHSVSLTLYATQLDRAYESPELSWSISLPELNSRRLGVHYRPATPGDAQLIQSYVSQGASSLPVYLIRVVPEVQVDGVVVAQGSPVMMGTQQVWELSLQEPGRSSPPDAYEVVAGSEVVFGVNGNGITRKVLEDRFASMPSDSVAENLHEAALTFWYQHDLFDGVAAATHRVHTQRLPSAGLFATPMEVRYWFGLPRSGTFASYVMDVQRVTVGVTADSAKQQVDFMSQAGLQGSYLEGSVFEQLFRRFQGTGQSTAQVLVDAAADDIPIYRIDSSNVDTVLPLLSVSEDVRQDIVNGVAAGKRVTIPQRDPRGVTGYIVQDPQTGAAAYLIEGGLNGGRQSNCQEEPQPVRVPSWLVDLFLALLLIAIMAALIYIAVQSGGVLAPQAASVFLAVAGGSLMFSGNAYAATRNPCCTVKPVPHLGGDPVHDLCADLIGPNDHPGMDAHVDGRNFDAVTDNAVLWEVKTYNLANCTTSFCQTVLLPRWVAETNAQLQADLQLAHRCGYMMAFGAGDPIFAAMISPTAYDVMAVQPGICLQP; encoded by the coding sequence ATGCAGGTCCTCTCGCTTCTGCTCACGGGGGCCATGGTCTGCCTGTCACTGAGGCCCATGGCGGCGGCGGCCGAGACGCGCGCACTGCCCATGCCGGCCAGCCGCCCGGCGCCACCGCGGCCCCTGAACAGCGAGGAGAAGCTGGCGCTGACGCTGGCGGCCCTCGAAGGCACCCTGGCCGACAAGGCGAAGTCCGCGACGCAGGGGGCGGAGCTGGCGGTGCTGCGCGAGAAGCTGGGAGCGTTGGACCGGGAGGCGACGGCCGACTTCGCGCGCGTCGAACGGAACGTGAGGGCGCTGGGCCTGGGTCCCGAGTTCCTGCGGCGTCACCAGAGCGCCGTGACTCAATACCGCTCCCGCATGGCGGACCTCCAGGCCCGGCTCGACGTCGTGGGGCGCGCCGGGGACGAGGCGAAGCGCGGGCTCGCGAACGAGGAGGCCCGGAAGCTGCTCGCGAAGACGCGGGAGCGGCCCGCGCGCATTCCCCTGGACCCGAGCCGGCTGCCATTCCGCGCCACCGACGGCCGCACGCGTGAGCCGCTGTCCTCCGCGAAGGACCTGCAGGCCCGCCTGTTCCCGAAGACGAAGTCCTCGCCGGACGCGGCCGCGCGCTCCACGGGAGATGCCAGCGCCCTGGCGCCGCCCACGCCCGCGGACCTGTCGGCCACGGAGGACGTGCAGCTCACGCAGCCCATCCGGGACCTGGCGGACTCGCTGGGCCACCACCCGGTCCGCATCTACAACTGGGTGCGCAACAACATCCGCTTCCTGCCGACGCATGGCTCGGTGCAGGGCTCCGCGATGACGCTGGCATCGCGGCAGGGCAACGCGTTCGACACGGCGAGCCTGCTCATCGCGCTGCTGCGGGCCTCCGACATCCCCGCGCGCTACGTGTACGGCACCGTGCGGGTGCCGGCGGCGCAGGCGATGAACTGGGTGGGCGGAGTGTCCTCTCCTCAGGCCGCGCAGGACCTGATGGGCCAGGGAGGCATCCCCAACGCCGCCCTCGTCCAGGGCAATCGCATCACCCACCTCCAGGTGGAGCACGTCTGGGTGGAGGCGTACGTGGACTTCGAGCCCTCGCGCGGCGCCATCCACAAGCAGGGCGACACCTGGGTGCCGCTGGATGCGTCGTTCAAGCAGCACGCGGTCACCGCGCCCATGGACCTGGCGCACGAGGTATCCATCGACTACGGCCAGCTCACGCGCGGCATGGCGGAGGCTGCCCGGACGTCGCCCCAGGGCGGCGTCACGGGCCTGTACCCCGGCTACGTCCGGAAGACGCTGGAGGACGCCCTGGCGGAGACGCAGGACAAGCTGGGGGACCGGATGGCGCAGCTCACCCCGGAGGATGTCCTCGGCTCCGTGAAGGTGGTGGCGGACGAGTCGACGCTCCTGGCCGGCAGCCTGCCGTACCAGCTCATCGCGCGGGGCGCCTCGCCGAGCGCGCTGCCACCGGGCCTTCGCCACTCCGTCAGCCTCACGCTCTACGCGACGCAGCTCGACCGCGCGTATGAATCGCCGGAGTTGAGCTGGTCCATCAGCCTGCCGGAGCTGAACAGCCGGCGGCTCGGCGTCCACTACCGGCCCGCCACGCCCGGCGACGCCCAGCTCATCCAGAGCTACGTCAGCCAGGGGGCGTCGTCTCTGCCCGTGTACCTCATCCGCGTCGTCCCCGAGGTGCAGGTGGACGGGGTGGTGGTGGCGCAGGGCAGCCCGGTGATGATGGGAACGCAGCAGGTGTGGGAGCTGTCGCTCCAGGAGCCGGGCCGCTCGTCACCGCCCGACGCGTACGAGGTCGTCGCGGGCAGTGAGGTGGTGTTCGGCGTCAACGGCAACGGCATCACCCGGAAGGTGCTCGAGGACCGCTTCGCGTCCATGCCGTCCGACTCGGTGGCGGAGAACCTGCACGAGGCGGCGCTCACGTTCTGGTACCAGCACGATTTGTTCGACGGAGTCGCCGCGGCGACGCACCGCGTGCACACGCAGCGCCTGCCGTCGGCCGGCCTGTTCGCCACGCCGATGGAGGTCCGGTACTGGTTCGGGCTGCCGCGCAGCGGCACCTTCGCGTCGTACGTCATGGACGTGCAGCGCGTCACCGTCGGCGTCACCGCGGACTCCGCGAAGCAGCAGGTCGACTTCATGTCGCAGGCGGGGCTCCAGGGCTCGTACCTGGAGGGCTCCGTGTTCGAGCAGCTCTTCCGCCGCTTCCAGGGCACGGGCCAGTCGACGGCGCAGGTGCTGGTGGACGCCGCGGCGGACGACATCCCCATCTACCGCATCGACTCCAGCAACGTGGACACCGTCCTGCCGCTGTTGAGCGTCTCCGAAGACGTCCGCCAGGACATCGTCAACGGCGTCGCCGCGGGCAAGCGCGTCACGATTCCCCAGCGAGACCCGCGCGGCGTCACCGGCTACATCGTCCAGGACCCCCAGACGGGGGCCGCCGCCTACCTCATCGAGGGTGGGCTCAACGGCGGCAGGCAGAGCAACTGCCAGGAGGAGCCGCAGCCGGTGCGGGTGCCGAGCTGGCTGGTGGACCTGTTCCTGGCGCTGCTGCTCATCGCCATCATGGCGGCCCTCATCTACATCGCCGTCCAGTCGGGAGGGGTGCTCGCGCCGCAGGCGGCCTCCGTCTTCCTGGCCGTCGCGGGAGGCTCGCTGATGTTCTCCGGCAATGCCTACGCGGCGACGCGCAACCCGTGCTGCACCGTGAAGCCGGTGCCCCACCTGGGCGGAGACCCGGTGCACGACCTGTGCGCGGACCTCATCGGGCCCAATGACCATCCCGGCATGGACGCCCACGTGGACGGGCGCAACTTCGACGCGGTGACGGACAACGCGGTGCTGTGGGAGGTCAAGACGTACAACCTCGCCAACTGCACCACGAGCTTCTGCCAGACGGTGCTCCTGCCCCGCTGGGTCGCCGAGACGAATGCCCAGCTCCAGGCGGACCTGCAGCTGGCCCACCGCTGCGGCTACATGATGGCCTTCGGGGCGGGCGACCCCATCTTCGCGGCGATGATCAGCCCCACCGCGTATGACGTGATGGCGGTGCAGCCCGGCATCTGCCTGCAACCGTGA
- a CDS encoding glycosyltransferase family 4 protein, which yields MRILLANHHLDQRAGSELYCLELATALTRAGHQVALFTFRPGAISEEFRRRDVRVFSVTDDAAIEAFDPEVLHVHHAPCLYFLGALRLRAPVVFSSLGVLPALEGAPIVWAGVAHALAVSEEVREALTPTPFGAAVPVSLCRNWFDDTGLEKPAAARARPARRIAVVTNHLDPRLKEDLDAVCRARPEVSWTHLGLPHHSTEITPELLRDFDRVVSIGRTPLLAAALQIPCLLYDVHGCDGLLSVEHFDAQARVNFSGRHTRARPSREELGHLLFEEAERLDVAAVADRLWSEHRLSGRAQELVSLYEQARAGGTSLGDTTRAAYGRTGRAYADAVDPRHPAHVAYLEQQAAAAQELAQARQAHITGVEQRAAAAEELAQARLAHISGVEQRAAAAQELAQARQAHITGVEQRNASLSSALEAETATAVRLRGELAQAQARIEQQATALDQARARIEQQGAELEQLRSALARMEAHVSWRIFTALRTAKERVVPPGTRRLALYNQVRQRLHVAVTGEAPNPSDSSG from the coding sequence ATGCGCATCCTCCTCGCGAATCATCATCTCGATCAGCGCGCAGGCTCCGAGCTGTATTGCCTGGAACTGGCGACCGCGCTGACCCGGGCCGGCCATCAGGTGGCCCTCTTCACCTTCCGTCCCGGAGCCATCTCCGAGGAGTTCCGCCGCCGGGACGTCCGCGTGTTCTCGGTGACGGATGACGCGGCCATCGAGGCCTTCGACCCGGAGGTGCTCCATGTCCACCACGCGCCCTGCCTCTACTTCCTGGGCGCGCTCCGACTGCGTGCCCCCGTGGTGTTCTCCTCGCTGGGCGTGCTGCCCGCCCTGGAAGGGGCGCCCATCGTCTGGGCCGGAGTGGCCCACGCGCTCGCCGTCTCCGAGGAGGTGCGCGAGGCCCTGACGCCCACGCCCTTCGGCGCGGCGGTGCCCGTTTCGCTGTGCCGCAACTGGTTCGACGACACCGGCCTGGAGAAGCCCGCTGCCGCACGGGCGCGCCCGGCGCGGCGCATCGCGGTGGTGACCAACCACCTGGACCCGCGGCTGAAGGAAGACCTGGACGCGGTGTGCCGGGCGCGCCCGGAAGTGTCGTGGACGCACCTGGGCCTGCCCCATCACTCCACGGAGATAACGCCGGAGCTGCTGCGGGACTTCGACCGGGTGGTGAGCATCGGGCGCACGCCGCTGCTCGCGGCGGCCCTCCAGATTCCGTGCCTGCTCTACGACGTCCACGGCTGCGACGGCCTGCTGTCCGTCGAGCACTTCGACGCCCAGGCCCGCGTCAACTTCTCCGGCCGCCACACGCGCGCGCGTCCCTCACGCGAGGAGCTGGGCCACCTCCTCTTCGAGGAGGCAGAGCGCCTGGACGTCGCGGCCGTCGCGGACCGCCTCTGGAGCGAACACCGGCTGAGCGGGCGCGCCCAGGAGCTGGTCTCGCTGTACGAGCAGGCCCGGGCGGGAGGGACGTCACTGGGCGACACCACCCGGGCCGCCTACGGTCGCACCGGGCGGGCGTACGCGGATGCGGTGGACCCTCGCCACCCCGCGCATGTGGCCTATCTGGAGCAGCAGGCCGCGGCGGCGCAGGAGCTCGCGCAAGCGCGCCAGGCCCACATCACCGGCGTGGAGCAGCGGGCCGCGGCGGCGGAGGAGCTCGCCCAGGCGCGCCTGGCCCACATCTCCGGCGTGGAGCAACGGGCCGCGGCGGCGCAGGAGCTCGCCCAGGCGCGCCAGGCCCACATCACCGGCGTGGAGCAGCGCAACGCCAGCCTGAGCTCCGCCCTGGAAGCAGAGACCGCCACCGCCGTGCGTCTTCGCGGAGAGCTGGCGCAGGCCCAGGCACGAATCGAACAGCAGGCCACCGCGCTGGACCAGGCGCGGGCGCGAATCGAGCAGCAGGGCGCGGAGCTGGAGCAGCTCCGGTCCGCCCTGGCGCGGATGGAGGCCCACGTCTCCTGGCGCATCTTCACCGCGCTGCGCACCGCGAAGGAGCGGGTGGTTCCGCCCGGCACCCGGCGGCTGGCGCTCTACAACCAGGTGCGCCAGAGGCTTCACGTGGCAGTGACGGGAGAGGCACCGAACCCGAGCGACTCCTCCGGGTAG
- a CDS encoding SDR family NAD(P)-dependent oxidoreductase, translating into MNLQLENKLALVTASTGGIGREIATALAREGATVIINGRTLASVEGAIADIRARVPGAKLEKLAADNGTAEGTAETVRKFPAVDILINNLGIYEAVGFFDETDEAWQRLFEVNILSGVRLARHYLKGMLAKKTGRVLFIASEAAISPSPEMAHYSATKTMQLSLSRSLAELTKGTAVTVNTVMPGSTRTEGVAKLVQDIFPGLPLAEAERRFMRENRPTSLIERLIDPKEVADFVTYVSSPLASAINGAALRIDGGLVRSVF; encoded by the coding sequence ATGAACCTCCAGCTCGAAAACAAGCTTGCCCTCGTCACCGCCTCCACCGGCGGCATCGGTCGGGAAATCGCCACTGCCCTCGCCCGTGAGGGCGCCACGGTCATCATCAACGGCCGCACCCTGGCCAGCGTGGAGGGCGCCATCGCCGACATCCGCGCCCGCGTGCCGGGGGCGAAGCTCGAGAAGCTGGCGGCCGACAACGGCACCGCCGAGGGCACCGCCGAGACTGTCCGCAAGTTCCCCGCGGTGGACATCCTCATCAACAACCTGGGCATCTACGAGGCGGTGGGCTTCTTCGACGAGACGGACGAGGCCTGGCAGCGCCTGTTCGAGGTCAACATCCTGAGCGGGGTGCGCCTCGCCCGTCATTACCTCAAGGGCATGCTGGCGAAGAAGACTGGCCGCGTGCTGTTCATCGCCAGTGAGGCGGCCATCAGCCCCTCGCCCGAGATGGCCCACTACAGCGCGACGAAGACGATGCAGCTCTCCCTGTCGCGCAGCCTCGCGGAGCTGACCAAGGGGACGGCCGTCACCGTCAACACCGTCATGCCAGGCTCGACGCGGACCGAAGGCGTCGCGAAGCTGGTGCAGGACATCTTCCCCGGGCTGCCGCTCGCGGAGGCGGAGAGGCGCTTCATGAGGGAGAACCGCCCCACCTCGCTGATTGAGCGCCTCATCGACCCGAAGGAGGTGGCGGACTTCGTCACCTACGTGAGCAGCCCGCTCGCCTCGGCCATCAACGGGGCCGCGCTGCGCATCGACGGCGGCCTCGTGCGCAGCGTGTTCTGA
- a CDS encoding RNA polymerase sigma factor: MTDSPRDSHKVVPFPGDTRRRLESRTDEELMLLSAAGSEEAFEQLVRRHHPRLARYCGKSVGSAAEGDELAQETLVRVWEARHDYQPRAPFVVFMLTLARNLCRNRARDSGRRERWLTEAPEARLEAESSSAAPDVMDRLLEREQQRRVREAMLELPEKFREVLLLRFDQELDYAEISRIVGRNEATVRSRVFHGLKKLRGRVSGGRP, translated from the coding sequence ATGACGGATTCTCCCCGTGACTCCCACAAGGTGGTCCCCTTCCCCGGGGACACCCGGCGACGGCTCGAGTCGCGCACGGATGAGGAGCTGATGCTCCTGTCCGCCGCGGGCTCCGAGGAGGCCTTCGAGCAGCTCGTGCGCCGGCACCACCCACGGCTGGCGCGCTACTGCGGCAAGTCCGTAGGCAGCGCCGCCGAGGGCGACGAGCTGGCGCAGGAGACGCTGGTGCGGGTGTGGGAGGCGCGCCACGACTACCAGCCCCGCGCGCCCTTCGTCGTCTTCATGCTCACCCTGGCCCGGAACCTGTGCCGCAACCGCGCGCGGGACTCGGGCCGGAGGGAGCGCTGGCTGACGGAGGCGCCCGAGGCCCGACTGGAGGCGGAGTCCTCATCGGCGGCTCCGGACGTGATGGACCGGTTGCTGGAGCGCGAGCAGCAGCGGCGCGTGCGCGAGGCGATGCTGGAGCTGCCGGAGAAGTTCCGCGAGGTGCTGCTGCTGCGGTTCGACCAGGAGCTCGACTACGCGGAGATTTCCCGCATCGTCGGGCGCAATGAGGCCACCGTGCGCTCGCGCGTGTTCCATGGATTGAAGAAGCTCCGCGGTAGGGTGTCTGGAGGTCGTCCGTGA
- a CDS encoding ricin-type beta-trefoil lectin domain protein produces MTRKFDWLSSVTAMFAGLAAVAGIPTSAEAAQDVSPEIVSAMRRDLGLTEAQVHRRLAFEAKAPQLEQSLRQQLGAKFGGAWLDAEGGQLIVGVTDEASAAKARLAGARPQRVARSQAQLERVKAELDLNVKELSPAIHSWYVDLPTNTVVVFADASSQTKLRADAFIAGSSGAKDGSIRVLPSTQAPQVVYDVRGGDPYYFSNFRCSIGFAVNGGFVTAGHCGGAGTATTGYNGVALGTIQASTFPGNDFGWVATNGSWTPQPWVYNYNGGNVTVAGSNEAPLGASICRSGYTTGWRCGTLDAKNVTVNYSNGPVYGLSRSNACADGGDSGGSFISGNQAQGVTSGVAGTCANGNPPQTFFQPINPILNTYRLTLRTTGGGSSGASFISRWNGKCIDVPNSNFSDGVPLQMWDCNNTSAQKWTWVNGTLQAGGKCMDVAGASTAGGTTIQLANCNGNAAQQFVLSGAGDLVSVLANKCVDIKDWNSASGARLIIWDCTGGANQKWDYR; encoded by the coding sequence ATGACCCGAAAGTTCGATTGGCTCTCTTCCGTGACGGCGATGTTCGCCGGCCTGGCCGCGGTGGCTGGCATCCCGACGTCCGCCGAGGCCGCGCAGGACGTGTCGCCGGAAATCGTCTCCGCGATGCGGCGTGACCTGGGCCTCACCGAGGCGCAGGTTCACCGCCGGCTCGCCTTCGAGGCGAAAGCTCCCCAGCTCGAGCAGAGCCTGCGCCAGCAGCTCGGCGCGAAGTTCGGCGGTGCGTGGCTCGACGCGGAAGGTGGCCAGCTCATCGTCGGTGTCACCGACGAGGCCAGCGCGGCCAAGGCACGCCTCGCCGGTGCGCGGCCCCAGCGCGTGGCCCGCAGCCAGGCACAGTTGGAGCGCGTGAAGGCGGAGCTGGACCTCAACGTGAAGGAGCTCTCTCCCGCCATCCACTCCTGGTACGTCGACCTGCCCACCAACACCGTCGTCGTCTTCGCGGACGCATCCAGCCAGACGAAGCTCCGCGCGGACGCCTTCATCGCCGGCAGCAGCGGCGCGAAGGACGGCTCCATCCGTGTCCTCCCCTCCACGCAGGCGCCGCAGGTCGTCTACGACGTGCGCGGCGGTGACCCGTACTACTTCAGCAACTTCCGCTGTTCGATTGGCTTCGCGGTGAATGGCGGCTTCGTCACCGCGGGCCACTGTGGCGGAGCGGGCACCGCCACCACCGGGTACAACGGCGTGGCGCTGGGCACCATCCAGGCGTCCACCTTCCCGGGCAACGACTTCGGCTGGGTGGCGACCAACGGCTCGTGGACGCCGCAGCCGTGGGTCTACAACTACAACGGCGGCAACGTGACGGTGGCGGGCTCGAATGAGGCCCCGCTGGGCGCCTCCATCTGCCGCTCCGGCTACACCACCGGCTGGCGCTGCGGCACGCTCGACGCGAAGAACGTGACAGTCAACTACTCCAACGGCCCCGTGTACGGCCTGAGCCGCAGCAACGCCTGCGCGGACGGCGGTGACTCGGGTGGCTCGTTCATCTCCGGCAACCAGGCGCAGGGCGTGACGTCCGGCGTGGCGGGCACGTGCGCCAATGGCAATCCTCCGCAGACGTTCTTCCAGCCCATCAACCCCATCCTGAACACCTACCGCCTCACGCTCCGCACGACGGGCGGCGGCAGCAGCGGCGCGTCGTTCATCTCGCGCTGGAATGGCAAGTGCATCGACGTGCCCAACTCCAACTTCTCGGACGGCGTGCCGCTCCAGATGTGGGACTGCAACAACACCAGCGCGCAGAAGTGGACCTGGGTCAACGGCACGCTCCAGGCCGGCGGCAAGTGCATGGACGTGGCCGGGGCTTCGACGGCCGGTGGCACGACCATCCAGCTCGCCAACTGCAATGGCAACGCGGCCCAGCAGTTCGTGCTGAGCGGCGCGGGTGACCTCGTCAGCGTGCTCGCCAACAAGTGCGTGGACATCAAGGACTGGAACTCGGCCAGCGGCGCCCGGCTGATCATCTGGGATTGCACCGGCGGTGCGAACCAGAAGTGGGACTACCGCTGA
- a CDS encoding anti-sigma factor family protein, translated as MKSACPEPSAWSQLVDRQLSEEQAESLRAHARGCARCQAELRDIEALVARIAAPLEPAAPTEEAVARVMRRVREGPAERRARSRWGRPWAAGAAAAALAAGLAVLVLRPTSVQPPGEETWTSRGGPVAASLARSVGITFHTPGTGTAPLAPGAEVPAESGFGVRYRNLEMREPVYLLAFAQDARGEVHWLYPAHLREDANEPSVRLAASAETRALDEVVVLEGPAPGPLRLVSVVTRAPLGVKDIESLAPEGRTPEALRRRWPEAAVEAVSVVLAGPGATP; from the coding sequence GTGAAGTCGGCATGCCCCGAGCCGTCGGCCTGGTCGCAGCTCGTCGACCGGCAGCTCTCCGAGGAACAGGCAGAGTCACTCCGCGCCCATGCCCGGGGCTGCGCGCGCTGCCAGGCCGAGCTGCGAGACATTGAGGCGCTCGTCGCGAGAATCGCCGCGCCGCTGGAGCCGGCCGCGCCCACGGAGGAGGCGGTGGCGCGGGTGATGCGCCGGGTGCGTGAAGGCCCCGCCGAGCGGCGGGCGCGCTCCCGCTGGGGCCGGCCCTGGGCGGCAGGGGCCGCGGCCGCCGCGCTCGCCGCGGGGCTCGCGGTGCTCGTCCTGCGTCCCACGTCGGTCCAGCCACCCGGCGAGGAGACGTGGACCTCGCGCGGTGGACCGGTGGCGGCCTCGCTGGCCCGGAGCGTGGGCATCACCTTCCACACGCCGGGCACAGGCACCGCGCCCCTCGCACCCGGAGCGGAGGTGCCCGCGGAGTCGGGCTTCGGAGTGCGCTACCGCAACCTGGAGATGCGAGAGCCGGTGTACCTGCTGGCCTTCGCCCAGGACGCGCGCGGCGAGGTGCACTGGCTCTACCCGGCCCACCTGCGCGAGGACGCGAACGAGCCGTCGGTGCGGCTGGCGGCGTCGGCGGAGACGCGGGCGCTGGACGAGGTCGTCGTGCTGGAGGGGCCGGCCCCCGGGCCGCTGCGGCTCGTGTCCGTCGTCACCCGCGCGCCGCTGGGCGTGAAGGACATCGAGTCGCTCGCACCGGAGGGACGCACGCCCGAGGCGCTGCGGCGGCGGTGGCCGGAGGCCGCGGTGGAGGCCGTATCCGTCGTCCTGGCGGGGCCGGGGGCGACGCCTTGA